In one window of Gossypium arboreum isolate Shixiya-1 chromosome 4, ASM2569848v2, whole genome shotgun sequence DNA:
- the LOC108481765 gene encoding uncharacterized protein LOC108481765, which produces MGHGRGAPSRSTDHTEARQPALVYIARHREDGDAQDVITACSIFEILGFVAENTMSEITDLSSLGHSVQINKMFGDIPLEIQGFIFLADLMELPFGEFDLILGMDWLVKHWVENLVRKGCKAFLAYASVLDIRDSSIKDIRTVKDFSDVFLEELLGLPSEREVEFGIELLPGTVSVSIAPYRMALKEHVELKA; this is translated from the exons atgggccATGGTCGTGGAGCACCAAGCAGAAGTACTGATCATACTGAGGCAAGGCAGCCGGCACTAGTTTACATTGCACGTCACCGAGAAGATGGGGATGCTCAGGATGTCAttacgg CATGCTCTATTTTTGAGATATTGGGTTTTGTGGCTGAAAACACTATGAGTGAGATTACTGATCTAAGTTCGCTGGGGCATTCCGTTCAGATAAACAAGATGTTTGGAGATATTCCCTTGGAGATACAAGGGTTTATCTTTTTGGCTGATCTTATGGAGCTGCCTTTCGGAGAATTCGACCTAATATTGGGGATGGATTGGTTAGTTAAGCATTG GGTCGAGAACTTGGTTCGCAAGGGTTGTAAGGCGTTCTTGGCCTATGCCAGTGTTTTAGATATTAGGGACTCTTCAATAAAGGATATCAGGACTGTTAAGGATTTTTCGGATGTCTTTCTTGAAGAGCTACTAGGGTTACCTTCAGAACGTGAAGTGGAGTTCGGGATTGAGCTCCTTCCTGGTACAGTTtcggtgtctatcgccccttacaGAATGGCACTGAAGGAGCATGTGGAGCTTAAGGCCTAG